From Bacillota bacterium, a single genomic window includes:
- a CDS encoding ABC transporter substrate-binding protein, translating into MNGLSFRTFHRLRCILSTLILFVVCVSLGLGTGCSRTGSANDVLVVGTTMGIKDIGLTDYYMGILRSIFTHNGLVTLDAEGNYRGDLAESYETRDGKTWTFKLRKGVQWHDGRPFTASDVKFSVEYLLEKVPTYKSHWAMIDSVQAPDDHTVVVTLKKPNARFLVNLGVLRTLPKHIFETVQDPKIFTEPTAMLGTGPYVFDRFDKAAGLLVFKANQKYYGGKPNIDEVHVRLFKNPDTMYMALQKGEIDTVYFYAAGTDPIYVPRLLQDDKIKFIFLKNLGVANAVFFNLKKPPVDDLRFRKALAYAIDYEELQRIFTAGYGTVPNAGFVPEGTPGYAETPGMKYDKTRAVAILDEMGCKDVNGDGYRETAKGEPLVLDLMVRGDLAESVRLGELLQKYFAGVGVKTSLRMVDQAAFMNVADIEKSHVAFISRTTPWGMMMWGGYGTGYFDARNIGWSQVEDPAFYALVDAALTELDPSRQKEIARNIQEYYAEHLPAIPLYWNTLIQPYSKKFEGWYVDPIYGILNKTTWSSLKKGSP; encoded by the coding sequence ATGAACGGGCTTTCCTTTAGGACTTTTCATAGGCTAAGGTGCATCTTGTCCACCTTGATCCTGTTCGTGGTCTGCGTTTCGCTGGGGCTGGGGACGGGATGCTCGAGGACGGGATCGGCAAATGATGTCCTGGTCGTGGGCACCACCATGGGCATCAAGGACATCGGCCTCACTGACTATTACATGGGGATTCTGCGCAGCATCTTCACTCACAACGGCCTCGTGACGCTCGACGCCGAGGGGAACTATCGGGGTGACCTGGCCGAGTCATACGAGACCAGGGACGGGAAGACCTGGACCTTCAAGCTCAGAAAGGGTGTCCAGTGGCATGACGGGCGACCCTTCACCGCGTCTGATGTGAAGTTCAGCGTGGAGTACTTGCTGGAAAAGGTCCCGACTTACAAGAGTCACTGGGCGATGATAGATTCCGTACAGGCCCCCGATGACCACACTGTCGTCGTCACCCTCAAGAAGCCAAACGCTCGTTTCCTGGTGAACCTCGGTGTCCTGCGGACGCTGCCGAAACACATATTCGAGACAGTGCAGGACCCGAAGATTTTCACGGAGCCCACCGCTATGCTGGGTACCGGCCCGTACGTCTTCGATAGATTCGACAAGGCCGCCGGGCTTCTGGTCTTCAAAGCCAACCAGAAGTATTACGGTGGAAAGCCCAATATCGATGAGGTACATGTGCGTCTGTTCAAGAATCCGGATACGATGTACATGGCTTTGCAAAAGGGAGAAATAGATACGGTGTACTTCTATGCGGCCGGCACGGACCCCATCTACGTGCCGCGGCTATTGCAAGACGACAAAATCAAGTTCATCTTCCTGAAAAACCTGGGCGTGGCCAATGCCGTCTTCTTCAACCTGAAGAAGCCGCCCGTCGATGACCTCCGATTCAGGAAGGCTCTCGCTTACGCCATCGATTACGAGGAGCTGCAAAGGATCTTTACCGCCGGTTACGGCACGGTACCCAACGCGGGTTTTGTTCCCGAGGGCACGCCGGGCTACGCGGAAACTCCCGGGATGAAATACGACAAGACGCGGGCCGTCGCCATCCTCGACGAAATGGGCTGTAAAGACGTGAATGGAGACGGCTACCGGGAAACCGCCAAGGGTGAGCCGCTCGTGCTCGACCTGATGGTCCGTGGTGACCTGGCGGAGAGTGTTCGCCTGGGTGAACTGCTGCAGAAATACTTTGCAGGAGTGGGCGTCAAGACCTCGCTCAGGATGGTGGATCAGGCCGCCTTCATGAACGTGGCCGACATTGAGAAATCGCACGTAGCCTTCATTTCCCGCACGACCCCCTGGGGGATGATGATGTGGGGAGGTTACGGCACAGGCTATTTCGACGCGCGTAATATCGGCTGGTCCCAGGTCGAGGACCCTGCGTTCTACGCGCTCGTCGATGCGGCATTGACCGAACTCGATCCTTCCCGGCAAAAGGAGATCGCCAGGAACATACAGGAGTACTACGCCGAACATCTCCCCGCCATTCCGCTGTACTGGAACACGCTCATCCAGCCGTACAGCAAGAAGTTCGAGGGGTGGTATGTGGACCCGATTTACGGGATCCTCAACAAGACCACCTGGTCCAGCCTGAAGAAAGGGTCCCCGTGA
- a CDS encoding methyltransferase domain-containing protein, whose product MEWHDPQFWAREWARARAQSSLYSGYDRPDRWLEFWNLVATSYARRNEQVAGHHRELVTWLAREGVITGASVVLDVGCGPGTYALPLAERVRQVVALDPAPEMLRVLAEEAVRRGLGERIRTVCGRWEDVEASVDYDLVFVANSPAVWDYTTLCKMNQVSRGYCCLVTAARKTRMGLRDELWKRVTGREMRGGAFDPIYPFNILYHEGYYPGIKFIQYAHRHKDRPEAFLEQYKCYFSIFGYEGPEVERTIRDYLASVCRDGYCEDQQEGYLAVIWWRARQQ is encoded by the coding sequence ATGGAGTGGCACGACCCCCAGTTCTGGGCCAGAGAGTGGGCCCGGGCCCGTGCGCAGTCGTCCCTGTACTCCGGCTATGACCGCCCTGACCGCTGGCTGGAGTTCTGGAACCTGGTGGCTACCTCATACGCCCGTCGCAACGAACAGGTGGCCGGTCACCACCGGGAGCTGGTCACGTGGCTGGCCCGGGAAGGCGTGATTACCGGGGCAAGCGTCGTGCTCGACGTGGGGTGCGGGCCGGGCACGTATGCGCTACCTCTGGCCGAAAGGGTAAGGCAGGTGGTTGCCCTCGACCCGGCTCCCGAGATGCTGCGCGTGCTGGCAGAAGAGGCTGTGCGCAGGGGGCTCGGTGAGCGGATCCGTACCGTCTGCGGGCGCTGGGAGGATGTTGAGGCTTCGGTGGATTACGACCTGGTTTTCGTGGCCAATTCCCCGGCCGTGTGGGATTACACCACTCTGTGTAAGATGAATCAGGTCTCCCGGGGGTACTGTTGTCTCGTCACCGCGGCCAGGAAGACCAGGATGGGATTGCGGGACGAACTCTGGAAAAGGGTGACCGGGAGGGAGATGCGCGGAGGAGCGTTCGACCCCATATACCCCTTTAACATCCTGTACCACGAGGGGTATTACCCGGGCATCAAGTTCATACAGTACGCGCATCGCCACAAAGACCGGCCGGAGGCATTCCTCGAGCAATACAAATGCTATTTCAGCATCTTCGGATACGAGGGCCCGGAAGTAGAAAGAACGATCCGGGATTACCTGGCTTCGGTCTGCCGGGACGGATACTGTGAGGACCAACAGGAGGGCTATCTGGCAGTCATATGGTGGCGAGCCCGTCAGCAATAG
- a CDS encoding ABC transporter permease: MVASPSAIGAGAKRCLPVSLSFATRKGLRYVAVLLAIVSLNFAIPRLMPGDPVLNLLGEEAAHISPELIQEAKKELGLEGSACEQYARYLRNMLRGNWGVSFHYMRPVSEVVRFRLAWTLALLLPAIVLAWLWAIVLGALAGWKRGSRFDAWATSFSLFLHAMPQYWLAMLVVTVLSLRLGLFPLCGIPAKGESSSHYFLALLHHAFLPVAVLSISRGSYDFLIVRNSVVSVLGEDYVLVALAKGLSKRLVLFKHVLRNALAPVVTVTALQFGHMVSGALMTEIVFSWPGMGTLIYEAVRARDYPVLQATFLVVALCVLTANFLADLAYPRLEPRLRC, encoded by the coding sequence ATGGTGGCGAGCCCGTCAGCAATAGGCGCCGGCGCGAAGAGGTGCCTTCCCGTTTCCCTCTCATTCGCGACGAGGAAAGGGCTTCGGTATGTGGCCGTCCTCCTTGCCATCGTCTCCCTCAATTTCGCCATCCCCCGGCTCATGCCCGGTGACCCGGTACTGAACCTTTTGGGGGAGGAGGCGGCCCACATAAGCCCGGAACTGATACAGGAGGCGAAGAAAGAACTCGGGCTGGAGGGTTCGGCCTGCGAGCAGTACGCCCGCTACCTGAGAAACATGCTCAGGGGGAACTGGGGCGTTTCCTTTCACTACATGCGGCCGGTATCGGAGGTAGTCCGGTTTCGACTGGCGTGGACGCTCGCGCTGCTTCTCCCCGCGATCGTGCTAGCGTGGTTGTGGGCGATCGTGTTGGGGGCACTGGCAGGCTGGAAACGCGGAAGCAGGTTCGATGCCTGGGCTACGTCATTCTCCCTCTTCCTGCACGCCATGCCGCAGTACTGGCTCGCCATGCTTGTTGTAACGGTGTTGAGCCTTCGCCTCGGCCTGTTCCCTCTGTGTGGGATTCCGGCCAAAGGAGAATCTTCGTCTCACTACTTCCTGGCACTGTTGCATCACGCCTTTCTGCCGGTAGCGGTCCTTTCCATTAGCAGGGGGTCTTATGACTTTCTCATCGTCCGCAACTCCGTGGTGTCGGTTCTGGGGGAAGATTACGTCCTCGTTGCCCTGGCCAAGGGGTTGTCGAAGCGTCTGGTGTTGTTCAAGCATGTGCTCCGGAATGCCCTTGCCCCCGTGGTCACGGTTACGGCCCTCCAGTTCGGGCACATGGTGTCAGGTGCGTTAATGACGGAAATAGTCTTCTCCTGGCCCGGTATGGGGACGCTGATCTACGAGGCTGTGCGTGCCAGGGATTATCCGGTTCTGCAGGCGACGTTTCTGGTGGTGGCGTTGTGCGTGCTCACTGCCAATTTCCTGGCGGACCTGGCCTATCCGCGGCTCGAGCCCCGGCTCAGATGCTGA
- a CDS encoding ABC transporter permease: MKKVPGRAKLGFGIVLLMGAMGLLGPLVSPGDPYLPGEPFLPPHRDHLLGTNDVGQDIFSELVYGARASLTVALSASAVAVGVGVLVGMVSGYYGGLVEDFLMGLADVALVVPGLPLLIVLAVYLGPSLWNIAVIIGLLWWGGVARVVRSRVLSIKSAGFVESSLVMGASHRWVLVRHVAPNLVPILLAKLVLVAAGAMVAEAGLSFVGLGDPTAKSWGTMLHFAFSRGGLTNGLWWWYLPPGLCISLSVLGLSYISFFLEEESDRRLRRALDR, from the coding sequence GTGAAGAAGGTGCCCGGGCGCGCAAAGTTAGGCTTCGGCATCGTGCTCCTTATGGGAGCGATGGGGCTCCTCGGGCCTCTTGTTTCCCCGGGCGACCCGTACTTGCCCGGCGAACCGTTCCTGCCGCCCCATCGCGATCATCTCTTGGGTACGAACGACGTGGGGCAAGACATCTTCAGCGAGCTGGTTTACGGGGCCAGGGCGTCGCTGACCGTCGCGCTCAGTGCGTCCGCGGTTGCGGTGGGGGTCGGCGTGCTGGTGGGAATGGTTTCGGGTTACTACGGCGGGTTGGTTGAAGACTTCCTCATGGGACTGGCTGACGTTGCCCTGGTGGTTCCGGGCCTCCCCCTTTTGATCGTACTGGCCGTCTACCTCGGGCCGAGCCTTTGGAATATTGCCGTCATCATCGGTCTCCTCTGGTGGGGAGGCGTGGCCCGGGTGGTCAGGTCTCGGGTACTCTCCATCAAGTCGGCGGGGTTCGTGGAGTCATCCCTCGTGATGGGTGCGTCGCACCGGTGGGTCCTGGTCAGGCACGTGGCCCCGAATCTGGTTCCCATCTTGCTCGCGAAATTGGTGCTGGTGGCAGCGGGTGCCATGGTGGCGGAGGCGGGGCTCAGCTTCGTCGGCCTGGGGGATCCGACGGCCAAGAGCTGGGGGACCATGTTACACTTTGCTTTCTCGCGGGGCGGGTTGACCAACGGTTTGTGGTGGTGGTACCTCCCTCCCGGGCTTTGCATTTCCCTATCGGTTTTGGGGCTCAGCTACATCAGCTTCTTCCTTGAGGAAGAAAGTGACCGGCGCTTGAGGAGGGCTCTTGACCGTTGA
- a CDS encoding ABC transporter ATP-binding protein — MRELLEILDLHTYFHTGEGLVKANYGVNLSVKAGETMGIMGETGCGKTVLALSVLRLQQPGKIERGCILFEGRDITALRESEMEQLRGTQIAFVPQDPATGLNPAFTIGEQLLEMIRVRAGRRGLRDEMLRILGRDGNGFPEVIETLRAVGIQSPGEAVKRYPHQLSGGMRQRALIGMALLGRPKLLIADEPTTALDPATRVRIVELLKAIKGRTTIMLISHDPDVVRAICDRVAVMYAGRIVEVSSAGRVLKEPLHPYTRGLLSSVPRGRKERLPCIRGEGPDLIRFPTGCSFHPRCDEAKAVCREEEPPEVRLGDVRVRCHLYAST, encoded by the coding sequence TTGAGGGAACTGCTCGAAATTCTTGACCTTCATACATATTTTCACACCGGCGAGGGGCTGGTGAAGGCCAACTATGGGGTCAACCTGTCGGTCAAAGCAGGCGAGACTATGGGCATCATGGGGGAGACGGGCTGCGGGAAAACGGTCCTGGCCCTGTCGGTGTTACGTCTCCAGCAGCCCGGGAAGATAGAACGCGGCTGCATCCTCTTCGAGGGCAGAGATATCACGGCCTTGCGCGAGTCCGAAATGGAGCAACTCAGGGGGACCCAAATCGCCTTCGTTCCCCAGGACCCCGCCACCGGCCTCAATCCGGCGTTTACCATCGGGGAGCAGCTTCTCGAAATGATACGGGTGCGGGCAGGAAGGCGCGGTCTCCGTGACGAGATGCTGCGCATTTTGGGACGCGACGGCAATGGGTTCCCCGAGGTCATCGAGACGTTGCGCGCGGTGGGGATCCAGTCGCCCGGGGAAGCGGTGAAAAGATATCCCCATCAGCTGAGCGGGGGGATGAGGCAACGCGCGCTCATCGGTATGGCCCTGCTGGGAAGGCCAAAGCTTCTCATCGCCGATGAACCGACCACTGCCCTCGACCCGGCCACGCGGGTGCGGATCGTGGAGCTTTTGAAAGCGATTAAGGGCAGGACCACCATCATGCTCATCAGCCACGACCCCGACGTGGTCAGAGCCATCTGCGACCGGGTGGCAGTGATGTACGCCGGAAGAATCGTGGAAGTTTCCAGCGCCGGGAGGGTTCTGAAGGAACCTCTCCATCCATATACCAGGGGCCTTCTCTCTTCGGTACCCCGGGGGCGAAAGGAGAGGCTTCCTTGCATCAGGGGCGAGGGTCCGGATCTCATCCGGTTCCCCACCGGGTGTAGCTTCCACCCGAGGTGTGACGAGGCGAAGGCTGTCTGTCGCGAGGAGGAACCTCCCGAGGTAAGGTTGGGTGACGTCCGGGTAAGATGCCACCTGTACGCGAGCACATGA
- a CDS encoding dipeptide/oligopeptide/nickel ABC transporter ATP-binding protein, producing MPPVREHMNGSYILEVRDLKKYFGLNRGLPAVCGQRETNVVKAVDGVSFGVKEGEIFALVGRSGCGKTTLAKTMVGLYEPTGGEVLYRGCIVSGTKSGVRSLRREVQMIFQDSGTALNPRLSIYQSLEEPLLLRGVKDKKEREKKIRQVLERVNLPAHLGSRRPHELSGGQRQRVCLARALLLDPHVLIADEPMSGLDLSVKAQVWNLLLDLQEEMNLTYVLISHDLSTIAHLADRVALMQAGKIVKIIDAQALLGQRTTSHLEV from the coding sequence ATGCCACCTGTACGCGAGCACATGAACGGTTCGTACATTCTGGAGGTCAGAGACCTGAAGAAGTATTTCGGGTTGAACCGTGGGCTGCCTGCCGTCTGCGGGCAGCGGGAAACGAACGTGGTGAAAGCGGTGGACGGGGTGTCATTTGGTGTTAAGGAAGGGGAGATCTTTGCTCTCGTCGGACGCAGCGGATGTGGTAAGACCACGCTGGCCAAGACCATGGTAGGGCTGTACGAGCCAACCGGGGGAGAGGTGCTTTACAGGGGGTGTATCGTCTCGGGTACGAAGAGCGGTGTTCGGAGCCTCAGGCGGGAAGTGCAGATGATCTTCCAGGATAGCGGGACCGCCCTCAATCCCCGCTTGAGCATCTACCAGTCCCTGGAAGAGCCCCTGCTGCTGCGCGGCGTGAAGGATAAGAAGGAAAGGGAGAAGAAGATCCGGCAAGTCCTCGAGCGCGTAAATCTGCCGGCACACCTGGGGTCCAGACGCCCGCATGAACTCTCGGGAGGACAAAGGCAGCGGGTTTGTCTCGCCCGCGCCTTGCTCCTGGACCCTCACGTACTGATCGCCGATGAGCCCATGTCAGGGCTGGACCTGAGCGTGAAGGCGCAAGTCTGGAACCTGCTCCTCGACCTGCAAGAGGAAATGAACCTGACCTATGTACTCATTTCTCATGACCTTTCCACGATAGCCCACCTGGCCGATCGGGTTGCGCTCATGCAGGCCGGCAAGATAGTGAAGATCATCGATGCTCAAGCGTTGCTGGGCCAGAGGACCACGTCCCATCTGGAAGTTTGA
- a CDS encoding GlcNAc-PI de-N-acetylase produces MGADEKLTVLLLANYGAEVAEAGGALARNVQLGGVSHAAVFLCRPMWRPQVAKAGEVLGAEVRFLDFDYGEIGLTHEAKVKVIRAIRETKPDIVIMQDPESVLHHLDPDRRVTVLLCLEALALAGRDFALGEMPGLEPHPVPTIYYMWPERPNCVVDIGPVWHLKEKAFAELAFQMTYSAQYLARRLSPERLEAVIPGYDQLASDYERGLAFHILSEKSAAVRASLGSHGHFALAEPYRREGLFHLERLGP; encoded by the coding sequence GTGGGAGCGGACGAGAAGTTGACGGTTTTGCTGCTGGCCAACTACGGGGCAGAGGTGGCGGAGGCAGGCGGGGCCCTGGCCCGCAACGTGCAGCTGGGGGGAGTATCGCACGCTGCCGTCTTCCTGTGCCGGCCGATGTGGCGGCCTCAGGTGGCAAAGGCGGGCGAGGTGCTGGGGGCTGAGGTGCGGTTCCTCGACTTCGACTACGGCGAAATAGGCCTCACCCATGAGGCAAAGGTAAAGGTAATCCGGGCCATCCGCGAAACGAAGCCCGATATCGTAATCATGCAGGACCCCGAGAGCGTCCTCCACCACCTGGACCCCGACCGGCGAGTGACGGTGCTCCTCTGTCTGGAGGCCCTGGCTCTGGCGGGGCGGGACTTTGCTCTCGGCGAGATGCCAGGCCTGGAGCCGCACCCGGTTCCTACCATCTACTACATGTGGCCGGAGAGGCCCAACTGCGTGGTAGACATCGGTCCCGTCTGGCATCTCAAGGAGAAGGCCTTTGCTGAACTCGCCTTTCAGATGACGTACAGTGCCCAGTATCTGGCCCGGCGGTTATCGCCGGAGAGGCTGGAGGCAGTCATCCCCGGCTACGACCAGCTGGCGTCTGACTACGAGCGCGGGCTGGCGTTCCACATCCTCAGTGAGAAGTCAGCAGCGGTGCGGGCCAGCCTCGGTTCCCACGGCCACTTTGCCCTGGCCGAACCCTACCGCCGGGAAGGCCTTTTCCATCTCGAGCGGCTCGGACCGTGA